The Chlorocebus sabaeus isolate Y175 chromosome 9, mChlSab1.0.hap1, whole genome shotgun sequence genome includes a window with the following:
- the LIPJ gene encoding lipase member J isoform X2 — MIDYFEDTYIGHLKSTKAERSQMWYLFTMMYFIRILGITYGVFQNQRSANPEADMNISQIISYWGYPDEEYDIVTEDGYILGLYRIPYGRTDNNKNLAQRVVVYLQHGLLTSASSWISNLPNNSLGFILADAGYDVWMGNSRGNTWSRKHLYLETNSKEFWAFSFDEMAKYDLPASIDFIVKQTRQEEIFYVGHSQGTTIGFITFSTIPKIAERIKIFFALAPVFSTKYLKSPLVRMTYKWKSIVKSRLDVYFSHNPAGTSVQNMLHWSQLLNSTHLKAYDWGSPDLNLVHYNQTTSPFYNVTNMNVATAIWNGESDLLADPEDVKILHSEITNHIYYKTISYYNHIDFLFGLDVYDQVYHEIIDIIQDNL, encoded by the exons ATGATTGACTACTTTGAAGACACATACATTGGACACTTAAAATCAACAAAAGCAGAGAG GTCCCAAATGTGGTATCTTTTCACAATGATGTATTTTATCCGAATTCTTGGAATTACCTATGGTGTCTTTCAAAATCAAAGATCTGCAAACCCTGAAGCAGATATGAATATT AGCCAGATTATTTCCTACTGGGGCTACCCTGATGAAGAATATGATATTGTAACCGAAGATGGTTATATCCTTGGCCTTTATAGAATTCCTTATGGGAGGACAGACAATAATAAAAATCTAG ctcagAGGGTTGTTGTATACTTGCAACATGGTTTGCTTACATCTGCCAGCAGCTGGATTTCCAATCTTCCCAACAATAGTCTGGGCTTCATTCTGGCAGATGCTGGTTATGATGTGTGGATGGGAAATAGCAGAGGAAATACCTGGTCCAGGAAACACTTGTACCTGGAAACGAATTCCAAAGAATTCTGGGCTTTCAG ttttgaCGAGATGGCAAAATATGACCTTCCAGCCTCCATTGATTTCATTGTGAAGCAAACCAGAcaagaggaaatattttatgtAGGCCATTCACAGGGTACTACTATTG gtttcatAACATTTTCTACTATACCAAAGATAGCTGaaagaatcaaaatattttttgctttagCACCAGTTTTTTCCACAAAGTACTTAAAAAGTCCTTTAGTTAGAATGACATATAAATGGAAGTCAATAGTCAAG AGTCGTTTGGATGTGTATTTTTCACACAACCCAGCAGGAACATCTGTTCAAAATATGCTCCATTGGAGTCAG cTTTTAAATTCTACTCATTTGAAAGCTTATGACTGGGGCAGTCCTGATCTGAACTTGGTTCATTATAATCAG acaacATCTCCATTCTACAACGTGACAAACATGAATGTGGCAACTGCAATTTGGAATGGTGAAAGTGACTTGTTGGCTGACCCTGAAGACGTTAAAATTTTACATTCTGAAATCACAAACCACATTTACTATAAAACTATTTCTTACTACAATCATATAGACTTTTTGTTTGGATTAGATGTGTATGATCAAGTTTACCATGAAATCATTGACATTATCCAAGACAATCTATAA
- the LIPJ gene encoding lipase member J isoform X1, which translates to MIDYFEDTYIGHLKSTKAERSQMWYLFTMMYFIRILGITYGVFQNQRSANPEADMNISQIISYWGYPDEEYDIVTEDGYILGLYRIPYGRTDNNKNLAQRVVVYLQHGLLTSASSWISNLPNNSLGFILADAGYDVWMGNSRGNTWSRKHLYLETNSKEFWAFSFDEMAKYDLPASIDFIVKQTRQEEIFYVGHSQGTTIGFITFSTIPKIAERIKIFFALAPVFSTKYLKSPLVRMTYKWKSIVKAFSGNKDFLPKTSFKKFIGSKLCPLQIFDKICLNILFMMFGYDSKNLNMSRLDVYFSHNPAGTSVQNMLHWSQLLNSTHLKAYDWGSPDLNLVHYNQTTSPFYNVTNMNVATAIWNGESDLLADPEDVKILHSEITNHIYYKTISYYNHIDFLFGLDVYDQVYHEIIDIIQDNL; encoded by the exons ATGATTGACTACTTTGAAGACACATACATTGGACACTTAAAATCAACAAAAGCAGAGAG GTCCCAAATGTGGTATCTTTTCACAATGATGTATTTTATCCGAATTCTTGGAATTACCTATGGTGTCTTTCAAAATCAAAGATCTGCAAACCCTGAAGCAGATATGAATATT AGCCAGATTATTTCCTACTGGGGCTACCCTGATGAAGAATATGATATTGTAACCGAAGATGGTTATATCCTTGGCCTTTATAGAATTCCTTATGGGAGGACAGACAATAATAAAAATCTAG ctcagAGGGTTGTTGTATACTTGCAACATGGTTTGCTTACATCTGCCAGCAGCTGGATTTCCAATCTTCCCAACAATAGTCTGGGCTTCATTCTGGCAGATGCTGGTTATGATGTGTGGATGGGAAATAGCAGAGGAAATACCTGGTCCAGGAAACACTTGTACCTGGAAACGAATTCCAAAGAATTCTGGGCTTTCAG ttttgaCGAGATGGCAAAATATGACCTTCCAGCCTCCATTGATTTCATTGTGAAGCAAACCAGAcaagaggaaatattttatgtAGGCCATTCACAGGGTACTACTATTG gtttcatAACATTTTCTACTATACCAAAGATAGCTGaaagaatcaaaatattttttgctttagCACCAGTTTTTTCCACAAAGTACTTAAAAAGTCCTTTAGTTAGAATGACATATAAATGGAAGTCAATAGTCAAG gctTTTTCTGGCAACAAAGACTTCTTGCCTaaaacctcatttaaaaaattcattggtTCAAAGCTGTGTCCACTACAGATTTTTGATAAGATTTGCCTCAACATCTTGTTTATGATGTTTGGATATGACTCAAAAAACTTAAATATG AGTCGTTTGGATGTGTATTTTTCACACAACCCAGCAGGAACATCTGTTCAAAATATGCTCCATTGGAGTCAG cTTTTAAATTCTACTCATTTGAAAGCTTATGACTGGGGCAGTCCTGATCTGAACTTGGTTCATTATAATCAG acaacATCTCCATTCTACAACGTGACAAACATGAATGTGGCAACTGCAATTTGGAATGGTGAAAGTGACTTGTTGGCTGACCCTGAAGACGTTAAAATTTTACATTCTGAAATCACAAACCACATTTACTATAAAACTATTTCTTACTACAATCATATAGACTTTTTGTTTGGATTAGATGTGTATGATCAAGTTTACCATGAAATCATTGACATTATCCAAGACAATCTATAA